From Pseudomonas sp. G.S.17, the proteins below share one genomic window:
- a CDS encoding YajD family HNH nuclease: protein MSTANPPSHTAKLDRILADAQRDREMGYRDKALRMYPHVCGRCAREFAGKRLSELTVHHRDHNHDNNPQDGSNWELLCLYCHDNEHSRYTDQQYFSESSTSSPKIAKATHNPFAALAGLMKKDE from the coding sequence ATGAGCACGGCCAACCCTCCATCCCACACCGCCAAGCTGGATCGCATCCTGGCCGACGCCCAGCGCGACCGCGAAATGGGTTATCGCGACAAGGCGTTGCGCATGTATCCGCACGTGTGCGGTCGCTGCGCCCGTGAGTTCGCCGGTAAACGCCTGAGCGAGCTGACCGTCCACCACCGCGACCACAATCACGACAACAACCCGCAGGACGGCTCCAACTGGGAGCTGCTGTGCCTGTACTGTCACGATAACGAGCACTCGCGCTACACCGACCAGCAGTATTTCTCGGAAAGCTCCACCAGCAGCCCGAAAATCGCCAAGGCGACCCACAACCCGTTCGCGGCGTTGGCGGGGCTGATGAAGAAAGACGAATAA
- a CDS encoding MnmC family methyltransferase, producing the protein MKRFVLLDTTAIPDNGGALCLFEYGEDFVIKIQGGDGGQLMNTRMHGSEDALAEIPCKKVAPRLQPRVLIGGLGMGFTLASALKHLGKNAEVLVAELVPGVVEWNRGPLGEKSGNPLLDPRAKVVIGDVAQVLKSEPHGFDAIMLDVDNGPEGLTQKSNSWLYSSGGLAACAQALRPKGILAVWSASADQKFSDKLRKAGFKAEEVQVFAHGNKGTRHTIWIAEKLKG; encoded by the coding sequence ATGAAACGTTTCGTCCTGCTCGACACCACCGCCATTCCCGATAACGGCGGTGCCCTGTGCCTGTTCGAATACGGCGAAGATTTCGTGATCAAGATCCAGGGCGGCGATGGCGGCCAACTGATGAACACCCGTATGCACGGCTCCGAAGACGCGCTGGCGGAAATCCCTTGCAAGAAGGTCGCACCGCGCCTGCAACCGAGGGTCTTGATCGGCGGTCTGGGCATGGGATTCACCCTCGCCTCGGCCTTGAAGCATCTGGGCAAGAACGCCGAAGTGTTGGTCGCCGAACTGGTGCCGGGCGTTGTGGAATGGAATCGCGGCCCGCTGGGCGAGAAGTCCGGCAATCCGCTGCTCGACCCACGCGCCAAGGTGGTGATCGGTGACGTCGCCCAAGTGTTGAAGAGCGAACCCCACGGTTTCGACGCGATCATGCTCGACGTCGATAACGGCCCCGAAGGCCTGACCCAGAAGTCCAACAGCTGGCTGTATTCGTCTGGCGGCCTCGCCGCTTGCGCCCAGGCCTTGCGTCCGAAAGGGATTCTGGCGGTGTGGTCCGCCAGCGCGGATCAGAAGTTTTCCGACAAGCTGCGCAAGGCCGGCTTCAAGGCCGAAGAGGTGCAAGTCTTCGCCCACGGCAACAAGGGCACGCGCCACACCATCTGGATTGCGGAAAAACTCAAGGGCTGA
- a CDS encoding cyclic nucleotide-binding domain-containing protein, whose protein sequence is MSEQPSYLNNEIRDMLMDCALFDALLPAEFQAAAGYFNMTSISQGDAIFSEGDAGTFMCIIHLGSVSVQKLNADGQQVEIATLRRGRAFGEMAVLDGERRSASCVAASNCQLLNLGRDSLDKMLDETPKIAAKIIRALATSLSKRLRMVDGQLLS, encoded by the coding sequence ATGTCAGAACAACCGTCTTACCTGAACAATGAAATCCGCGACATGCTTATGGACTGCGCCCTGTTCGATGCCCTGCTGCCTGCTGAATTTCAGGCGGCGGCCGGCTATTTCAACATGACGTCCATCAGCCAGGGCGACGCGATTTTCAGCGAAGGAGATGCCGGCACATTCATGTGCATCATCCATTTGGGTTCGGTGTCGGTGCAGAAGCTCAATGCCGACGGCCAACAGGTGGAAATCGCCACGTTGCGGCGCGGCCGGGCTTTCGGCGAGATGGCGGTGCTGGACGGCGAACGGCGTTCGGCCAGTTGTGTCGCCGCGTCGAACTGTCAGCTGTTGAATCTGGGGCGGGATTCCCTGGACAAGATGCTCGACGAAACGCCAAAGATCGCCGCAAAGATCATTCGCGCCCTGGCCACCTCGCTGTCCAAACGCTTGCGCATGGTCGATGGCCAGTTGCTGAGCTGA